Proteins from one Streptomyces caniferus genomic window:
- a CDS encoding SDR family oxidoreductase, with amino-acid sequence MADNGEAPAPSAPRPCVLVTGATGYIGGRLVPELLEAGYAVRALARTPEKLRDHPWAPHTEILCGDVTDAESVRAAMEGVEVAYYLVHALGSGRRFEDTDRRAAEIFADRARAAGVRRIVYLGGLGPQGVPERDLSPHLRSRAEVGDILLASGVPTAVLRAAVIIGSGSASFEMLRYLTERLPVMVTPSWVRTRIQPVAVRDVLRYLVGCARLPGDVSRTFDIGGPDILTYRDMMQRYARVAALPERLILPVPMLTPRLSSLWIGLVTPVPPGLARPLAESLRYEVVCHEHDITRYVPDPDPPGHPIAFDDALELALRRVRDAEVTTRWSNAAVRGAPSDPLPTDPDWAGGSLYTDRRERTVDAPPEVLWRVVEGIGGDNGWYSLPLAWSVRGWLDRLVGGVGLRRGRRDAGRLRVGDSLDFWRVEEVVPGRLLRLRAEMRLPGLAWLELTVGRDAQGRTRYGQRALFHPHGLTGHAYWWSISPFHAAVFGGMARNIAATAAAEHHAHPA; translated from the coding sequence ATGGCCGACAACGGCGAGGCCCCAGCACCGTCCGCACCCCGCCCGTGCGTCCTGGTCACCGGCGCCACCGGCTACATCGGCGGCCGTCTGGTGCCCGAGCTGCTCGAGGCCGGATACGCCGTACGGGCGCTGGCCAGGACACCGGAGAAGCTGCGCGACCACCCCTGGGCCCCGCACACCGAGATCCTGTGCGGCGACGTCACCGACGCCGAGTCGGTCCGCGCCGCCATGGAGGGCGTCGAGGTCGCCTACTACCTGGTGCACGCCCTGGGCAGCGGCCGGAGATTCGAGGACACCGACCGCAGGGCCGCGGAGATCTTCGCCGACCGGGCCCGCGCCGCCGGCGTGCGCCGCATCGTCTACCTCGGCGGACTCGGTCCGCAGGGCGTCCCCGAGCGGGACCTCTCGCCCCACCTCCGCTCCCGCGCCGAGGTAGGCGACATCCTGCTGGCCTCCGGCGTCCCCACCGCCGTACTGCGCGCCGCCGTCATCATCGGCTCCGGCTCCGCCTCGTTCGAGATGCTGCGCTACCTCACCGAGCGGCTGCCGGTCATGGTCACCCCCAGCTGGGTGCGCACCCGTATCCAGCCGGTCGCCGTCCGCGATGTGCTGCGCTACCTCGTCGGCTGTGCCCGCCTCCCCGGCGACGTCAGCCGGACCTTCGACATCGGTGGACCCGACATCCTCACCTACCGGGACATGATGCAGCGCTACGCCCGCGTCGCCGCGCTGCCCGAACGGCTGATCCTCCCCGTCCCCATGCTCACCCCGCGCCTGTCCAGCCTCTGGATCGGTCTGGTCACCCCCGTACCCCCCGGCCTGGCCCGCCCGCTGGCCGAATCGCTGCGCTACGAGGTCGTCTGCCACGAGCACGACATCACCCGCTACGTCCCCGACCCGGACCCGCCGGGCCACCCCATCGCCTTCGACGACGCGCTGGAACTGGCGCTGCGCCGCGTACGGGACGCGGAGGTCACCACCCGCTGGTCCAACGCCGCGGTACGCGGCGCACCGAGCGATCCGCTGCCCACCGACCCCGACTGGGCCGGCGGCAGCCTCTACACCGACCGGCGGGAGCGGACCGTGGACGCCCCGCCCGAGGTGCTGTGGCGGGTGGTCGAAGGCATCGGCGGCGACAACGGCTGGTACTCCCTCCCGCTCGCCTGGTCGGTGCGCGGCTGGCTGGACCGGCTGGTCGGCGGGGTGGGGCTGCGCCGCGGCCGACGGGACGCGGGCCGGCTGCGGGTCGGTGACTCGCTCGACTTCTGGCGCGTCGAGGAGGTCGTGCCGGGCCGGCTGCTGCGGCTGCGCGCCGAGATGCGCCTTCCCGGCCTCGCCTGGCTGGAACTGACGGTCGGCCGGGACGCCCAGGGCCGTACGCGCTACGGCCAGCGGGCCCTGTTCCACCCGCACGGGCTGACCGGCCATGCGTACTGGTGGTCCATCTCGCCGTTCCACGCCGCGGTGTTCGGCGGGATGGCCCGCAATATCGCGGCCACCGCCGCGGCCGAGCACCACGCCCACCCGGCATGA
- a CDS encoding carbohydrate ABC transporter permease, with the protein MSIRTRQQPDRRDGREHGGRERDGREHGGRRMPRWQLLLRYLLLLAVLALTIGPFLWQLSTSLKGPGEDIYRYPPSLLPHEVTLGNYAGVAQIIPVWDFALNSLKVALANVLTNCAGAALAGYALARMRFRGRRAALVVFIMAMLVPVESIMIAQFVTMRELQLNNTLLGVVLPGCIGAMNVLLMRNAFAALPYEVEEAAYVDGATVWQRFVRIALPSVRGTLAVVAVFAFMGAWDDFLWPLIVLSDQSKFTLTIGLNFLHGTFADNQRLVAAGTVIAVLPLIVLFACLQRSFFRGVGEGAVKG; encoded by the coding sequence ATGAGCATCCGCACCCGGCAGCAGCCGGACCGGCGGGACGGCCGGGAGCACGGCGGGCGGGAGCGGGACGGCCGGGAGCACGGCGGGCGCCGGATGCCGCGGTGGCAGCTGCTGCTCCGCTACCTCCTGCTGCTCGCCGTACTGGCCCTGACCATCGGGCCGTTCCTGTGGCAGCTGTCCACCTCGCTCAAGGGCCCCGGCGAGGACATCTACCGCTATCCGCCGAGCCTGCTCCCGCACGAGGTCACGCTCGGCAACTACGCCGGTGTCGCGCAGATCATCCCCGTCTGGGACTTCGCCCTGAACTCCCTCAAGGTCGCCCTCGCCAATGTGCTCACCAACTGCGCGGGTGCGGCGCTCGCGGGCTATGCGCTGGCCCGGATGCGCTTCAGGGGCCGTCGGGCCGCGCTGGTCGTCTTCATCATGGCGATGCTGGTGCCGGTCGAGAGCATCATGATCGCCCAGTTTGTGACGATGCGGGAGCTGCAGCTCAACAACACCCTGCTCGGGGTGGTGCTGCCCGGCTGCATCGGGGCGATGAACGTGCTGCTGATGCGCAACGCCTTCGCGGCTCTGCCGTACGAGGTCGAGGAGGCCGCGTACGTCGACGGCGCCACCGTCTGGCAGCGGTTCGTGCGGATCGCGCTGCCGTCGGTCCGGGGCACCCTCGCGGTGGTGGCGGTCTTCGCCTTCATGGGGGCCTGGGACGACTTCCTGTGGCCGCTGATCGTGCTGAGCGACCAGTCGAAGTTCACCCTGACCATCGGCCTGAACTTTCTGCACGGCACCTTCGCCGACAACCAGCGGCTGGTCGCGGCCGGCACCGTGATCGCCGTGCTACCGCTGATCGTGCTCTTCGCCTGTCTGCAGCGCTCCTTCTTCCGCGGTGTCGGCGAAGGCGCCGTCAAGGGCTGA
- a CDS encoding endo-beta-N-acetylglucosaminidase, producing MNRQPSPVPRRRVLLAGAGTAAALLGPSLGGGAAVAADRARAGAADPLQPYASYWFPDSLPAGTPGEGITWRSLAAWAPEHDRDLAFNTATVPLAERFTPVPANTTARAGQARISALAAFDHTAGNPSQGSATADYYAPTHWAYLDELVFWGGSSGEGLILAPNAPVVDAAHRHGVPVLGTVFLPPVAYGGQLRWTRDLVRKDAAGRFPLAAKLVQVATVYGFDGWFLNAETGGGDSALAADMQAFLRALRAAGAGHGLRITWYDAMNRTGQVGWQGALDELNRPFFQDAAGPVADSLFVDFRWSAGRLADSGRLAEQLGRSRYELWAGVDVEAAGWDSDTDWDAIVPADRDHVVSYGFYRPEWTLGHLPEGRTPGEFHAADDRFWSGEGLDPTRPGGTGSGWRAPATAVADRSTLTTLPFATTFNTGHGLRWYEDGAATSATPWNHLGLQDRLPPRRWAVRTEGPRPDVSLDFADAWRGGSSLLVRGALDAPATLELFSARLPTGAASVLDLTHRLDPASGPVTVEVALALREAPAPGEPAPYAYLPAGTLEPGAGWRTTSLRLGSLGPGTLHALGVRLTGRGGTAVAWRLGALAVRETTASPAAPSGLQVIGSATTDGATAVRLSWRRAPGPVRHYELYRRFPDGRREFLGGTCGTAFYASGLRRAAKEPSACLEVRAVHELFTVSKPSRTRLPW from the coding sequence ATGAACCGGCAACCGTCCCCCGTCCCGCGCCGCCGTGTGCTGCTGGCCGGGGCGGGCACCGCGGCCGCCCTGCTCGGTCCGTCCCTCGGGGGCGGCGCGGCGGTGGCGGCCGACCGGGCCCGGGCCGGCGCCGCGGACCCCCTGCAGCCGTACGCGTCGTACTGGTTCCCCGATTCGCTGCCGGCGGGCACGCCCGGGGAGGGCATCACCTGGCGGAGCCTGGCCGCCTGGGCTCCCGAGCACGACCGGGATCTGGCGTTCAACACGGCGACGGTGCCGCTCGCCGAGCGGTTCACCCCGGTCCCGGCGAACACCACGGCCCGCGCGGGCCAGGCCCGGATCAGCGCCCTGGCGGCCTTCGACCACACCGCGGGCAACCCGTCGCAGGGCTCGGCGACCGCGGACTACTACGCACCGACCCACTGGGCCTACCTCGACGAGCTGGTCTTCTGGGGCGGCTCCTCCGGCGAGGGCCTGATCCTGGCGCCCAACGCGCCGGTCGTCGATGCCGCGCACCGTCATGGCGTCCCCGTACTGGGCACGGTCTTCCTCCCGCCGGTCGCCTACGGCGGGCAGCTGCGCTGGACCCGCGATCTGGTGCGGAAGGATGCGGCGGGGCGCTTCCCGCTCGCCGCGAAGCTGGTGCAGGTCGCGACGGTGTATGGCTTCGACGGCTGGTTCCTCAACGCGGAGACCGGCGGCGGTGACTCCGCGCTGGCCGCCGACATGCAGGCGTTCCTGCGGGCGCTGCGCGCAGCGGGCGCCGGGCACGGCCTGCGGATCACGTGGTACGACGCCATGAACCGGACCGGGCAGGTCGGCTGGCAGGGTGCGCTCGACGAGCTCAACCGGCCGTTCTTCCAGGACGCCGCCGGGCCGGTCGCCGACTCCCTGTTCGTGGACTTCCGGTGGAGCGCCGGGCGGCTGGCGGACTCCGGGCGGCTGGCGGAGCAACTGGGCCGCAGCCGCTACGAGTTGTGGGCCGGGGTGGATGTCGAAGCCGCGGGCTGGGACAGCGACACGGACTGGGACGCCATCGTCCCGGCCGACCGCGATCATGTCGTCTCGTACGGCTTCTACCGGCCGGAGTGGACCCTCGGCCATCTGCCGGAGGGGCGTACCCCCGGCGAGTTCCATGCCGCCGACGACCGGTTCTGGTCCGGTGAGGGCCTCGATCCGACCCGGCCCGGCGGCACCGGCAGCGGATGGCGGGCACCGGCCACCGCCGTCGCCGACCGTTCGACACTCACCACGCTGCCCTTCGCCACCACCTTCAACACCGGCCACGGTCTGCGCTGGTACGAGGACGGCGCGGCCACCTCCGCCACCCCCTGGAACCACCTCGGCCTGCAGGACCGGCTGCCGCCGAGACGGTGGGCGGTCCGCACCGAGGGGCCACGCCCCGACGTGTCCCTGGACTTCGCCGACGCCTGGCGCGGCGGCAGCAGCCTGCTGGTTCGGGGCGCTCTCGACGCCCCCGCCACCCTGGAGCTGTTCTCCGCCCGGCTGCCGACGGGCGCCGCCTCGGTGCTCGACCTCACCCATCGGCTCGACCCGGCCTCGGGGCCGGTGACCGTCGAGGTGGCCCTCGCGCTGCGCGAGGCCCCCGCGCCCGGCGAGCCCGCCCCGTACGCGTATCTCCCGGCCGGGACCCTGGAGCCGGGCGCCGGCTGGCGCACCACCTCCCTGCGCCTCGGCTCCCTCGGCCCGGGGACCCTGCACGCCCTGGGGGTACGGCTGACCGGCCGCGGGGGCACCGCGGTGGCCTGGCGGCTGGGGGCGCTCGCCGTCCGCGAGACCACCGCGTCCCCCGCCGCCCCCAGTGGGCTGCAGGTCATCGGCAGCGCCACGACGGACGGGGCGACCGCCGTACGGCTGAGCTGGCGGCGCGCCCCGGGCCCGGTGCGCCACTACGAGCTGTACCGCCGCTTCCCGGACGGACGGCGGGAGTTCCTCGGCGGTACCTGCGGTACCGCCTTCTACGCGTCGGGCCTGCGCCGTGCGGCGAAGGAGCCGTCCGCATGCCTCGAAGTGCGCGCCGTGCACGAACTGTTCACCGTCTCGAAGCCGTCGCGGACCCGGCTGCCCTGGTAA
- a CDS encoding LacI family DNA-binding transcriptional regulator has translation MTAPGEAARPKPARRPTIKDIARRAGVSESAVSFALNDRPGVSQDTRARVRRVAEELGWQANSAARALSGERAGALGLVLARPARTLGVESFFLQLVSGIQEVLSARNIALLFQVVEDLDAECALYRRWWAERRVDGVLVVDPRTEDPRPELLSSLGLPAVVVGGPPPPGRDAAAPAPHPAAPRPADAPPHPPLSTVWADDSTAMARILDHLHGLGHRRIVHIAGLPGLAHTARRIRSLRTEADLRGLDHRHVHSVTTDYSDAEGAEATRRLLDAARPPTALVYDNDVMAVAGASVAAERGIPVPAALSIVAWDDSALCRVTHPRLTALVRDTPGFGRLAAGELLAVLDGGEPRTVQGELPHLEARESTGAPGAR, from the coding sequence ATGACAGCGCCCGGTGAGGCGGCCCGGCCCAAGCCGGCCCGCCGGCCGACGATCAAGGACATCGCGCGCCGGGCCGGGGTGTCGGAGAGTGCCGTCTCCTTCGCGCTCAACGACCGGCCGGGCGTCTCCCAGGACACCCGCGCCCGGGTACGCCGGGTCGCGGAGGAACTCGGCTGGCAGGCCAACAGCGCCGCCCGCGCACTGTCCGGCGAACGCGCCGGTGCCCTGGGGCTGGTACTCGCCCGGCCCGCCCGGACCCTCGGCGTGGAGTCCTTCTTCCTCCAGCTCGTCTCCGGCATCCAGGAAGTGCTCTCCGCCCGGAACATCGCGCTCCTCTTCCAGGTCGTCGAGGACCTCGACGCCGAGTGCGCGCTCTACCGCCGCTGGTGGGCCGAACGCCGGGTGGACGGCGTCCTGGTGGTCGACCCGCGCACCGAGGACCCACGGCCGGAACTGCTCTCCTCGCTCGGCCTGCCCGCCGTCGTCGTCGGCGGTCCGCCCCCACCCGGGCGGGACGCCGCCGCGCCGGCCCCGCACCCGGCCGCGCCCAGGCCGGCCGACGCCCCGCCCCACCCGCCGCTCTCCACCGTCTGGGCCGACGACTCCACGGCGATGGCCCGGATCCTCGACCACCTCCACGGCCTCGGCCACCGCCGCATCGTGCACATCGCGGGCCTGCCCGGCCTCGCCCACACCGCCCGCCGGATCCGCTCGCTGCGCACCGAGGCCGACCTGCGCGGCCTCGACCACCGGCACGTCCACTCCGTGACCACCGACTACTCCGACGCCGAGGGGGCGGAGGCCACCCGCCGTCTCCTCGACGCCGCCCGGCCGCCCACGGCGCTCGTCTACGACAACGACGTGATGGCCGTGGCCGGTGCCTCGGTCGCCGCCGAGCGCGGCATCCCCGTACCGGCCGCCCTGTCGATCGTGGCCTGGGACGATTCGGCCCTGTGCCGCGTCACCCACCCCCGGCTGACCGCGCTCGTCCGCGACACCCCCGGCTTCGGCAGGCTCGCCGCCGGGGAACTCCTCGCGGTCCTCGACGGCGGAGAGCCGCGGACCGTGCAGGGCGAACTGCCGCATCTGGAGGCACGCGAGAGCACCGGGGCACCCGGGGCGCGCTAG
- a CDS encoding glycoside hydrolase 5 family protein — MDFDLDSVRADLDSLAALGLDHIRVFPLWPLFQPNRTLIRPRAVAQLVQLADAAAERGLDVNVDGLQGHLSSFDFLPAWTRTWHRRNLFTDPEVLAGQEEYLRTLAAALADRPHFLGMTLGNEINQFSDGPHPDPDRITGAQATAWLERMLAACERGAPGRMHLHAAYDAAWYRDGHPFTPAQAARLGAVTAVHSWVFNGTAQRHGPAGTATEQHAAYLIELSKAWARDPHRPVWLQEVGAPAPHIPEERAARFTEATVAGALDCPDLWGVTWWCSHDVSRSLADFPELEYGLGLLTADRTVKPAGKAIAALIADRRGRAHRPPVRGTALVVDVGGAEAAPRRSVCAPGGPVFEAWAELTAQGVRPALVLAELAADAAHLASRGITEVCTPDEVVRRPSPAVPHRRSTS; from the coding sequence CTGGACTTCGACCTGGATTCCGTACGCGCCGACCTCGACTCCCTCGCCGCCCTCGGCCTGGACCACATCCGGGTCTTCCCGCTCTGGCCGCTGTTCCAGCCCAACCGCACCCTGATCCGGCCGCGCGCCGTGGCCCAGCTGGTGCAACTGGCCGATGCCGCGGCCGAACGCGGCCTCGACGTCAATGTCGACGGGCTGCAGGGCCATCTGTCGAGCTTCGACTTCCTGCCCGCCTGGACGCGGACCTGGCACCGCCGCAACCTCTTCACCGACCCCGAGGTGCTGGCGGGCCAGGAGGAGTACCTGCGGACGCTGGCGGCCGCGCTCGCCGACCGGCCCCACTTCCTCGGGATGACGCTCGGCAACGAGATCAACCAGTTCTCGGACGGCCCGCATCCGGACCCCGACCGGATCACCGGCGCGCAGGCCACGGCCTGGCTGGAGCGGATGCTCGCGGCGTGCGAGCGGGGCGCGCCGGGGCGGATGCATCTGCATGCCGCGTACGACGCCGCCTGGTACCGGGACGGCCATCCCTTCACCCCCGCCCAGGCGGCCCGGCTCGGCGCCGTCACGGCCGTGCACTCCTGGGTGTTCAACGGCACCGCACAGCGGCACGGCCCAGCCGGCACCGCCACCGAGCAGCACGCCGCCTATCTCATCGAGCTCTCCAAGGCCTGGGCGAGGGACCCGCACCGCCCGGTGTGGCTCCAGGAGGTCGGTGCCCCCGCACCGCACATCCCCGAGGAGCGGGCGGCGCGGTTCACCGAGGCCACCGTCGCGGGCGCGCTGGACTGCCCCGACCTCTGGGGCGTCACCTGGTGGTGCTCCCACGACGTGTCGCGGTCCCTGGCGGACTTCCCCGAGCTGGAGTACGGGCTGGGGCTGCTCACCGCCGACCGGACGGTCAAGCCCGCGGGGAAGGCGATCGCGGCGCTGATCGCGGACCGGCGCGGCCGTGCGCACCGTCCGCCGGTCCGCGGCACCGCGCTGGTGGTCGACGTCGGCGGGGCCGAGGCCGCGCCCCGTCGCTCGGTGTGCGCGCCGGGCGGCCCGGTCTTCGAGGCCTGGGCCGAACTCACCGCCCAGGGCGTCCGCCCGGCCCTGGTGCTGGCCGAACTCGCCGCGGATGCAGCGCATTTGGCATCCCGTGGCATCACCGAGGTCTGCACACCCGACGAGGTCGTCCGCCGGCCGTCGCCGGCCGTCCCCCACCGGAGGAGCACCTCATGA
- a CDS encoding carbohydrate ABC transporter permease, with protein sequence MRTATTPRGRGTAARSPAAAPPASPGPRRGGRIRTHLPSSPWLFLAPGLLIVAAFGLYPFLSTVAGSFTDARTLTAGQFVGGANYRELVHDALFWTGLRNSLLYVLGVVPLLVVLPLLLAMLVRRQIPGITFFRAAFYTPVVASVVVVGLIWVWLLDDRGLINALLEALGFGRVGFLSDPWLLLLSAMAVTVWKGLGYYMIIYLAALANVPRELHEACAVDGAGALRRFLTVTVPAVRSTMVLVAALSSVGAFKVFSEVYLMAGPTGGPGGEDTTLVMLVQQVGTGLSGRVGYASALSVVVFVLTLGLMLLVLRAHRTEER encoded by the coding sequence ATGAGGACCGCAACGACTCCGCGCGGCCGGGGCACCGCAGCCCGCTCCCCGGCCGCCGCTCCCCCGGCGTCCCCCGGGCCGCGGCGCGGCGGCCGCATCCGGACCCATCTGCCGTCCAGCCCCTGGCTTTTCCTGGCTCCGGGGCTCTTGATCGTCGCCGCCTTCGGCCTGTATCCGTTCCTGAGCACGGTGGCCGGTTCCTTCACCGATGCCCGCACCCTCACGGCCGGGCAGTTCGTCGGCGGCGCCAATTACCGGGAACTGGTCCATGACGCCCTGTTCTGGACGGGCCTGCGCAACAGCCTGCTGTACGTCCTCGGCGTGGTGCCGCTCCTGGTGGTGCTCCCGCTGCTGCTGGCGATGCTGGTGCGGCGGCAGATACCCGGGATCACCTTCTTCCGGGCCGCCTTCTACACGCCGGTGGTCGCCTCCGTCGTGGTCGTCGGTCTGATCTGGGTGTGGCTGCTGGACGACCGGGGGCTGATCAATGCGCTGCTGGAGGCCCTGGGGTTCGGCAGGGTCGGCTTCCTCAGCGATCCGTGGCTGCTGTTGCTCAGTGCGATGGCGGTCACGGTCTGGAAGGGCCTCGGCTACTACATGATCATTTATCTGGCGGCGCTGGCCAACGTCCCCCGGGAGCTGCACGAGGCCTGCGCGGTCGACGGCGCGGGGGCCCTGCGCCGCTTCCTGACCGTCACGGTCCCCGCCGTGCGCTCCACGATGGTGCTGGTGGCCGCGCTCTCCTCGGTCGGGGCCTTCAAGGTGTTCTCCGAGGTCTATCTGATGGCCGGCCCGACCGGCGGCCCCGGCGGCGAGGACACCACCTTGGTGATGCTCGTCCAGCAGGTGGGCACCGGGCTCAGCGGGCGGGTCGGCTATGCCTCCGCGCTGTCCGTCGTGGTCTTCGTGCTCACGCTGGGCCTGATGCTGCTGGTCCTGCGCGCCCACCGCACGGAGGAGCGATGA
- a CDS encoding ABC transporter substrate-binding protein: protein MRLTRRAAAATAALVTSALALTACGPSGDSGGSDSASGKVEGQVTFQTWNLKANFKKHFEGIIADFEKKYPDAEVKWVDQPAEGYPEKLSADAAGGTLPDVVNVSPDLAYPLAKAGLALDLEKAAGTYRGEYLDGAWRSQRMPGLPGVYAFPWYLNTGPMFYNKALFTRAGLDPEKPPTTYDQLFDDALTMAHRSGRKTAMLAGTPSIEDFGRYGVRLMNSQGTQFTFNEPKGVELLRHYKELYAAGALDSQALTAQAESAGRKFQQQSVAMNPGSAHDLENFKKEAPSLYRHIGITNAVNNTGRANMYVQGLMVNARSKVKPAAVAFAHFVTDRKNQMAFAKEVTIFPSTKGSLDDPYFTEEDGTDATRVRVASAKSLKTAVNYTPVLLSDQMKTVLRNAVAKAVQGEQSPRAALDGAAAECNRLLKTG from the coding sequence ATGCGTCTGACCCGTCGAGCAGCCGCCGCCACCGCGGCCCTGGTCACTTCGGCGCTCGCCCTGACCGCATGCGGGCCCTCAGGGGACTCCGGCGGTTCGGACAGCGCGTCCGGGAAGGTCGAGGGGCAGGTCACCTTCCAGACCTGGAACCTCAAGGCCAATTTCAAGAAGCATTTCGAAGGCATCATTGCGGATTTCGAGAAGAAATACCCTGATGCCGAGGTGAAATGGGTGGACCAGCCGGCCGAGGGATATCCGGAAAAGCTGAGCGCGGACGCCGCGGGCGGCACCCTTCCCGATGTCGTCAATGTGTCACCGGATCTCGCCTATCCGCTGGCCAAGGCCGGTCTCGCGCTCGATCTGGAAAAAGCGGCGGGTACCTACCGTGGGGAGTATCTCGACGGGGCGTGGCGGAGCCAGCGGATGCCGGGGCTGCCGGGCGTCTACGCCTTCCCCTGGTATCTGAACACCGGGCCGATGTTCTACAACAAGGCGCTCTTCACCCGGGCCGGGCTCGATCCTGAGAAGCCGCCGACGACCTACGACCAGCTCTTCGACGATGCGCTGACGATGGCGCACCGGAGCGGCCGCAAGACAGCGATGCTCGCCGGCACCCCGTCGATCGAGGACTTCGGGCGCTACGGCGTCCGGCTCATGAACTCCCAGGGCACACAGTTCACCTTCAACGAGCCCAAGGGTGTCGAACTGCTCCGCCACTACAAGGAGCTCTATGCGGCCGGAGCACTCGACTCGCAGGCCCTCACCGCACAGGCCGAGTCCGCCGGGCGGAAGTTCCAGCAGCAGTCCGTGGCCATGAACCCGGGCAGCGCGCACGATCTGGAGAACTTCAAGAAGGAGGCGCCGAGCCTCTACCGGCACATCGGCATCACGAACGCGGTCAACAACACCGGCAGGGCCAATATGTACGTCCAGGGCCTGATGGTGAACGCCCGGAGCAAGGTCAAGCCGGCCGCCGTCGCGTTCGCGCACTTCGTCACCGACCGGAAGAACCAGATGGCCTTCGCCAAGGAGGTCACGATCTTCCCCAGCACCAAGGGCTCACTGGACGACCCGTACTTCACCGAGGAGGACGGCACCGATGCGACCCGGGTGCGGGTCGCATCGGCCAAGTCGCTGAAGACCGCGGTGAATTACACCCCGGTGCTGCTCAGCGACCAGATGAAGACCGTGCTGCGCAATGCGGTCGCCAAGGCGGTGCAGGGCGAGCAGTCCCCCCGGGCGGCGCTCGATGGCGCGGCCGCCGAGTGCAACCGCCTGCTCAAGACCGGCTGA
- a CDS encoding phytoene desaturase family protein codes for MTERAGPARERAVVVGAGPNGLAAAVTLARGGLQVTVFEAADEIGGGVRSGELSVPGVLFDHCSSTHVMGAGSPYLRTLDLASYGLEWLWPEIDLAHPVDSGGAGALYRSVARTAEGLGADGPAWRRLFGPLAADAEALTDAVMRPLLKGPRHPLRLARFGLHALQPATLVARRFRTEAGRGLFGGAAAHLFGPLHQPLGASVGLMIIAAGHRYGWPVAKGGSGAIATALAALLTEAGGRIETGVRIRSLDELPPCATVLLDLAPAAAATLLGDRLPPRVRRAYRRYRSGPGAFKLDLTVEGGVPWRAEACRRAGTVHLGGSFEQIAHAEREVHFGRMPARPFLLVSQQYLADPGRSAGDLHPVSAYAHVPHGYTGDATAAMLAQFERFAPGTRERIIAASATSTADLERGNANFVGGDIIGGANTPRQLTMRPRIALDPYRTGVPGVFLCSAATPPGAGAHGMSGHNAARSALRALGRS; via the coding sequence ATGACGGAGCGGGCCGGGCCCGCGCGGGAGCGGGCAGTGGTGGTGGGGGCGGGGCCGAACGGGCTGGCCGCGGCGGTCACCCTGGCCCGCGGCGGGCTGCAGGTGACGGTGTTCGAGGCGGCCGATGAGATCGGCGGTGGGGTCCGCAGCGGCGAACTGTCCGTCCCCGGCGTGCTGTTCGACCACTGCTCCTCGACGCATGTGATGGGCGCCGGCTCCCCCTATTTGCGCACGCTCGATCTCGCGTCGTACGGGCTGGAGTGGCTCTGGCCCGAGATCGACCTGGCGCACCCGGTGGACTCCGGCGGCGCCGGAGCGCTGTACCGGTCGGTCGCGCGGACCGCCGAAGGACTCGGAGCCGACGGCCCCGCCTGGCGGCGGCTGTTCGGGCCGCTGGCCGCCGATGCGGAGGCGCTGACCGACGCGGTCATGCGGCCGCTCCTCAAGGGGCCCCGGCACCCGCTGCGGCTCGCCCGCTTCGGGCTGCACGCCCTGCAGCCGGCCACCCTGGTCGCCCGCCGCTTCCGTACCGAGGCGGGCCGCGGCCTCTTCGGCGGCGCGGCGGCCCACCTCTTCGGCCCGTTGCACCAGCCGCTCGGCGCCTCCGTGGGACTCATGATCATCGCGGCCGGCCACCGGTACGGCTGGCCGGTGGCCAAGGGCGGCTCCGGTGCCATCGCCACCGCGCTGGCCGCGCTGCTCACCGAGGCGGGCGGCCGGATCGAGACCGGCGTACGCATCCGTTCACTCGATGAACTGCCACCCTGTGCAACGGTGTTGCTCGATCTGGCCCCGGCCGCCGCGGCAACGCTGCTCGGCGACCGGCTGCCGCCGCGGGTACGCCGGGCCTACCGCCGCTACCGGTCCGGCCCCGGCGCCTTCAAGCTCGATCTGACGGTCGAGGGCGGGGTGCCCTGGCGCGCCGAGGCCTGTCGGCGGGCCGGGACGGTGCACCTCGGCGGCAGCTTCGAGCAGATCGCCCATGCGGAGCGGGAGGTCCACTTCGGGCGGATGCCGGCGCGGCCGTTCCTCCTGGTCTCCCAGCAGTACCTCGCGGACCCCGGCCGCTCGGCGGGCGACCTCCACCCCGTCTCCGCGTACGCACATGTGCCGCACGGCTACACCGGCGACGCCACCGCCGCGATGCTGGCGCAGTTCGAGCGCTTCGCGCCCGGGACACGGGAGCGCATCATCGCCGCCAGCGCGACCTCGACCGCCGATCTGGAGCGGGGCAACGCCAATTTCGTCGGCGGCGACATCATCGGCGGCGCGAACACCCCGCGGCAGCTCACGATGCGCCCCCGGATCGCCCTCGACCCGTACCGCACCGGGGTCCCCGGCGTCTTCCTCTGCTCGGCGGCCACCCCGCCGGGAGCCGGCGCCCACGGGATGAGCGGCCACAACGCGGCACGGTCCGCGCTGCGGGCGCTGGG